In Carya illinoinensis cultivar Pawnee chromosome 16, C.illinoinensisPawnee_v1, whole genome shotgun sequence, a single window of DNA contains:
- the LOC122299932 gene encoding gibberellin-regulated protein 2-like, with protein MIDDDIGIYADCKGKCNYRCSKASRHKMCIRACNTCCSRCNCVPPGTSGNYEVCPCYWHMTTHGGRRKCP; from the coding sequence ATGATTGATGATGATATTGGTATATATGCAGATTGCAAGGGGAAGTGTAATTACAGGTGTAGCAAGGCATCTCGACATAAGATGTGCATAAGGGCATGCAATACATGTTGCAGCAGGTGCAACTGCGTGCCTCCAGGTACCTCTGGCAACTACGAGGTGTGCCCTTGCTATTGGCATATGACAACTCACGGTGGTCGTCGCAAGTGTCCTTAG